One part of the Amphiura filiformis chromosome 5, Afil_fr2py, whole genome shotgun sequence genome encodes these proteins:
- the LOC140153794 gene encoding transformer-2 protein homolog beta-like yields the protein MSDSEERFTKEENKGDQSDHGSSDNVSPREKRKSSRSPRGRSRTPSRSKSSRHRSKSRSRSFSPGNSPGYRSRSRSHRSESRSRSQSRSPYRSRSRSRSRRRKSKYSRSRSRSPKRSRRSRSYTPRFYYRSRNRDGRSHSKSPMSNRRRHAGNRDNPDESRCLGVFGLSLYSTERDLRETFERYGTIENATVVYDHQTGRSRGFAFVTYENCDDATEAKIRTNGMEVDGRRLRVDYSITKRAHTPTPGIYMGKATYPARRDRDRDSRDSYYGGGGGGGGGGGGGRDRYRRSPSPRYYGGRGGGRDDYYRRSPSPYYSSRRRYSRSRSRSYSRSPRRY from the exons ATGTCTGACTCAGAAGAACGATTTACAAAAGAG GAAAACAAAGGGGATCAATCTGACCATGGGTCCTCTGATAATGTCTCGCCAAGGGAGAAGCGTAAAAGCTCAAGATCACCTCGTGGTCGTTCTCGCACTCCTTCAAGATCCAAGTCGTCAAGACACAGGTCAAAATCCCGTTCAAGATCATTTTCTCCCGGCAACAGTCCTGGGTATCGTAGCAGATCAAG GTCACACAGGTCTGAGTCTCGCAGCAGGTCACAATCACGATCACCTTACCGCTCACGTTCCAGGTCACGTTCTCGCCGCCGAAAAAGCAAGTACTCAAGGTCCAGGTCACGAAGCCCAAAACGCAGTAGGCGATC TCGTTCTTATACCCCGAGGTTTTATTACCGATCCAGAAACCGTGATGGCCGCAGTCACAGCAAGTCTCCCATGTCCAACAGAAGAAGACACGCTGGCAACAGA GACAATCCTGATGAGAGCAGATGTCTGGGAGTATTTGGGCTGAGCTTGTATTCAACAGAGAGAGATTTACGGGAGACATTTGAAAGATACGGTACCATAGAAAACGCCACTGTTGTCTATGACCATCAG ACTGGACGTTCCAGAGGATTTGCATTTGTCACCTatgaaaattgtgatgatgcaaCTGAG GCTAAAATTCGCACCAATGGCATGGAAGTTGATGGAAGACGTCTGAGAGTGGACTATTCCATTACCAAACGAGCACACACCCCGACACCTGGAATCTACATGGGCAAAGCTACATA tCCTGCCAGGCGAGATAGAGATAGAGATTCAAGAGATTCTTActacggtggtggtggtggtggtggtggtggtggtggtggtgggagagATCGGTATCGCCGATCACCCTCTCCACGGTACTACGGAGGCCGTGGTGGCGGCCGGGACGACTACTACAGACGTTCTCCTTCGCCCTATTACTCATCAAGGAGACGGTATTCCCGCTCCAGGTCAAGGTCGTACTCACGCTCACCAC GTCGATATTAG